Proteins co-encoded in one Corylus avellana chromosome ca9, CavTom2PMs-1.0 genomic window:
- the LOC132192300 gene encoding uncharacterized protein LOC132192300, whose product MSWIRTAVNKAVEAGGRNTRTVRDYAGYAVSEGAKIIHDRIGPGNLKSFKHTVKQLEEVSVSCRGIERVQLLRRWLVALKEIERLSDVYRENNEKNPEEQLTSDESKDSPRKPTLVYYVDSDMGGVHLTFRDAFLQSQALEGITLSMILEAPNDEEVSLLLEIYGLCLTGGKEVHNTVMSSIQNLAKAFSGYQDEVLVKREELLQYAQGAISGLKINADLERIDAEACRLKEKLDKMKASQCPSNEGCEKSAEETNSVTIEALQEAIAQIGLCSKFEALLLRKKPLSNGDSSELHAEKIDKLKILSESLANSTSKAEKRMLDHRYQKEEALNFRVAKGNEVTQLEKELVGEIGELEKQRDELEAKLKKVNNSLAATRARLHNVREERENFDEASNEILAHLKTKEDELLRSISSYRLEGKAVDTWINFLEDTWVLQTSYAEQWEKQINGELERYGDYFVNLVIHLLSTYKEWLGPSISCTRKIVDSLSSSQRLEISPSIDESFKVTKPRKNLEEEYLGVEAKFVTTLSVVDTMKKQFYIQKEGIFRKDDQKVKELFDALEKINYEFESIERPKLEIETPTRKLATPSSSGRHRSYFRTSEHNAESLEDKQDEASIQRVKAEPKFGKVGGDDLAEEIGDWEFDVLQEDIKTSS is encoded by the exons ATGTCGTGGATAAGAACAGCGGTGAACAAAGCAGTGGAAGCTGGGGGCAGGAACACTCGCACTGTCCGCGACTACGCTGGCTATGCTGTCTCCGAGGGAGCCAAGATCATCCACGACCGCATT GGTCCTGGGAACTTGAAAAGCTTTAAGCACACCGTGAAACAATTGGAAGAAGTTTCTGTATCGTGTAGAGGGATAGAAAGAGTTCAGTTACTGAGGAGGTGGTTGGTTGCACTTAAAGAAATAGAGAGATTATCCGATGTTTATCGGGAGAACAATGAAAAGAATCCCGAGGAGCAGCTGACATCTGATGAATCCAAGGACTCTCCTAGAAAACCCACTTTG GTTTATTATGTAGATTCTGACATGGGTGGTGTACATTTGACTTTTCGTGATGCCTTTCTTCAAAGCCAAGCTCTTGAAGGCATAACGTTGTCTATG ATTCTTGAAGCACCAAATGATGAAGAAGTTTCACTACTTCTGGAGATATATGG GCTGTGTCTTACAGGAGGAAAGGAAGTTCATAATACAGTAATGAGCAGCATACAGAATTTGGCAAAAGCATTCTCAGGCTACCAAGATGAAGTACTG GTAAAGCGAGAAGAATTGCTCCAGTATGCTCAAGGTGCAATTTCAGGGTTGAAAATAAATGCTGATCTTGAAAG AATAGATGCTGAAGCTTGCAGACTAAAGGAAAAACTTGATAAAATGAAGGCATCCCAGTGTCCTTCAAATGAGGGCTGTGAAAAATCAGCTGAAGAAACAAATTCTGTAACGATAGAG GCTCTACAAGAAGCAATTGCGCAAATTGGACTATGTTCCAAGTTCGAGGCACTCTTACTAAGGAAAAAACCCTTGAGTAATGGGGATTCTTCAGAACTTCATGCTGAAAAG ATAGATAAATTGAAAATACTATCGGAATCTCTTGCTAACTCTACCTCCAAAGCCGAAAAGCGCATGTTAGACCACAG GTATCAGAAAGAAGAAGCTCTCAACTTTCGCGTGGCAAAAGGCAATGAAGTTACCCAACTTGAGAAG GAATTGGTGGGGGAGATTGGAGAACTAGAGAAGCAAAGAGATGAACTTGAAGCTAAATTAAAAAAG GTCAATAACTCTTTGGCTGCCACTCGTGCACGGCTACACAATgtgagagaagaaagagagaattttgatGAAGCTAGTAATGAGATTCTTGCACACTTGAAAACAAAG GAAGATGAGCTGTTGAGATCGATTTCTTCCTATAGATTAGAAGGTAAAGCTGTTGATACATGGATCAATTTTCTGGAAGATACCTGGGTTCTCCAGACCTCGTATGCAGAGCAATGGGAGAAGCAGATCAA TGGTGAACTGGAGAGATATGGAGACtattttgtgaatttggttATTCATCTTCTCTCTACTTACAAG GAATGGTTGGGGCCTTCCATTTCTTGTACTAGGAAAATTGTGGACAGCTTGAGTTCAAGTCAACG GTTAGAAATATCGCCTAGCATAGATGAGAGTTTCAAAGTAACAAAACCAAGGAAAAATCTTGAGGAAGAGTATTTGGGTGTTGAAGCCAAG TTTGTAACCACTTTAAGTGTTGTGGACACCATGAAAAAGCAGTTCTACATTCAAAAAGAAGGCATTTTCAG GAAAGATGATCAAAAGGTGAAAGAGCTGTTTGATGCCctagagaaaataaattatgaatttGAATCAATTGAGAGACCGAAATTGGAAATCGAGACTCCAACTCGGAAGTTAGCGACACCATCCAGCAGTGGCCGCCATCGAAGTTATTTCCGTACCTCTGAACACAATGCAGAGTCATTGGAAGACAAACAAGATGAGGCCTCAATTCAGAGAGTAAAAGCAGAGCCAAAATTTGGAAAGGTTGGTGGAGATGACTTGGCAGAGGAGATTGGTGACTGGGAGTTTGATGTTCTTCAAGAGGACATAAAAACCAGCAGCTGA